In the genome of Synchiropus splendidus isolate RoL2022-P1 chromosome 2, RoL_Sspl_1.0, whole genome shotgun sequence, the window CTTTGCTTAAACGGGTtattgaacttcagtttagccATGTGAAAACACCTCAACAGGGAGTAAACAACCAAAGTCTGATCTGAGGGTCAGACTCGGAaaaaggtttgtgtgtgtggctgcttaTTTTGAGTGACAGGATCTTGTCAAAAAGATTTTTATAGGACGTTTTGTCAAGAATCAGTCTTGACGTTTACGTTAAATCTGCACAATTTTGAAGCATTCATTTATGAttccactattattattattattacggtTAAACTGTGAAATAATACTCCACACCAAGTTCATTTAATTCAAGAGACTGCTTTGAGTTATACAGTACAAACCTGAGTGTATCATTGCGCAGCAAAGGTTATGGTGCAGTCTGCTGGGCTGAATAAGTAACTGCAACAAGTCGCCATCATCTTTCATAATTCAAGATCAGTGAAACAATTCCTTGGTGAATTGCTAATAACCTCTTTATATCCTCATGACTATTTCCCATCACTTCACAATGAGTGCAGCTTTGTTCATGCACATTATTGCAGAGTTTTTGCGCATTTATATTTGAGTTCTTCGCCTTTTAACTGAGTTCACCGTCCGTTTCCATTGCAGTCATTTTCTTTGCTGTTCAGTCGTGAATCATCATTGTCCGGGTCGGTCGGTTGCTGGTCAAAATAAAGGTTGGACGCTGGCAGTTTTCCTGTTGTGAACTGTAATAGAAACGTCTAAAAGTATTGTGTCTTTATAAGCGGATGAGTGGAGGAGACCAGCTTGACTTTCATGATACAGTGAGCGTTGGAGCTGCACCGCTGTGTCGGCTAAAGCAAAGGCAAACACGCTGGAAACACAATGAATACTTGTGTAGTCATGGTgtttccaaaagaaaaaaaagatactcACTCATATCGTGTCCGCGAACGAAAACGCGGGCTTAAGACGCGACAACACATCCATAGCAAACTGACGGAATGATAAAAAAGAAGCAGAAACGAAGCTACCTTTTATTTGCGCCATTACAAATGTTAGTACTTTTCagtggaaaataaatacagagaGCACTTCCATTTAGGCATTCACCTCGTGTCATACATTCACGTAGCAGAGTTGATATGATGAGCTGGGACTAACAAGAGAGAACTAGCGCTCAGAAACATTTCATtggtgaatttgaatttgaaggtTCTCGTCCTCGCTGACCTCACGCTTCCTCAGCGACAGTGTTACTGAGCAATACGGGCGAGCCGCGTCAGTAGCAGGGACAGGAGGGTCAGCGTCATGGCTGCGGGCGGAGCTGGACAGCCCGATGAAGACGTGGAGTCTGAAACGTTTGGGAGATCATCAATGCAGTTCCTCCTCAGGAGGGAGTCAACGCGACTTGGGAAGACTTACATGTGGAAATGCTGCCGGGTATGATGTTGAGACTGGACTTCAGCAACTCAACGCTGAGGTCTTGAGTGGCGTTAGTGACCGATGGAACCGAGCTTTTGTCTTTAAACACGAGCGTCATGTCCGTCACGATCGAGCCGTTCCTGCATCACAATGAAGAGGCTCCTCTTTAGACAAGATGTTCTGGTGCGGAGCGAGATGCTTCGAGAGTCTTACGTAAAAGAGTTGGCGATGGACCGCCGGAAAGACGTTGAGAACGCTTTTGAACTAGCCTTGTTCACCTGGGAGACGAATGTAAATAAAGCAGAAATGTTAGAGACTGAAAAACAGCTATACAACACGCGACTTACCTCTTTGACCACTGTGGTCGCCATACTCCGGAATTCATCCGACGATGAGTTGAGAAGGTCGGATTTGAACGTGTCCTTAAGACTAAACCTGAGACCCAGGGTTCCCTCACTGGGTGAAGCTGGCTGTGTGGAGGGGcttgcagtggtcagtgcagCGGCTGTGACATTGGGGGCCACTGTCCTTGCATTTGTTGCGTTGGCGGCTGCAGTTGTTGCATTGCTTGAGGTTGAATTGCTGGCgactgaaaacacaagaaaTGCTTCAGAGAAGGCACAACATCTGGAAGGATTGGCAGGGTCTTCATACTCACCGATAGAAATGGATCCTTTTATGACTTTCAAAACTGTTGAGTTGGCTATTTTAGAGGAAAGCTTTTCCTGAGCCGTGTTGGACGATGGAACGACATCATTACTTTTAAACTTAAGAGTCATATCGGCGATCACAGATCCCTCCCTGCAAACAAAGCCAACAATCGACAGTTAAAGTTATGGATTAACGCGATTGGTTTCCTTTTTAACTGGTTTGTGATGAATGTAATGAATGGAACAATGCaccgtttttattttttttccaagagtgTCTTTGTCATGTTCCTGAAATAAAGAATGAAGTGTATTTTGGGAGTTTGAATGAAACCCAAACCAACTTGCTGAAAGAAACTTGACAGTTATGATCTCAACATTCGCTGTCACCAGATACTGTCTTCATTTTTCACagcacactagatggcgctatatTCTCTGGCGATTTTTGCATCATTGCATCTTCAGATCTATTCTACCTTTGTTGGTAACTTTTTCTGGGTACGTTTGTTGATGCCAGACAAAGAGTCAAATAGAGACTAttttgaagtggacttttgcggcATGTCGATGCATGAGGTGTTGAGCTGACGCAGGCGTCACGTAACAGACGGGTGGAGATTGGGGTCGGGGTTAACCATGGGTCGGTGCTCCTTCTGCTCTGTATACTCCAGTGTGTCACGTGTTATAGAAAGTGTCCCAAACGATATTACGATATATAGCAGCATCTCGAAGTAGTGAGCGTAGTAAGCGCTTCGTATTGTCACCCCTGTGCGCGACTCTGGAACGTTCCATGGGAAGGGAAACTTTTGACTTGGCTTGAAATTGAATCACGTATCCATCGACGTGCAATGCAGAACGCTGACTTCAACGTcaacataggacacaaaagtgcGCTTGAAAATAATCGCCATTTAGTGAGATTGGTTATTACTTACTTGAATGAGTTGACTTCGGATCCAACGTAATCGGAACCATAAAGATCTTGGCTTATATCGTCCACCTGAAACATAGAAACAGTCAATGCTCACACAAAAGAGCTCCGTGGTTGAGGTGGAGAATTGTGAATTTGGAGTCTGCAGATGAGAGTCATGACCGCACCTCTGTGGTGACTGTGGTGTTTAACTTCTTGTATGCGGCTGTGGAGGAATCAGCGAGGTCGGCTGTGTATTCTTGGTTCATGCTAAATTTCAGAGCCAGAGTTGCAGTTGAGGGTGATTCAGTGATAGTTGCTGTTGCTGCCTTTGTAGTGCCTGAAATGTAGGAATGAAATACACATATATTTGTCAATAGAATCCAATAAAGGTTAGCTGAGGTtagttatatacagtatatagtagtgatgggtcgatgaggcttcatgaaacaggatcCTGaatttcaggggccaccagatggcactgtctgctgcgaAATGTTTGGATTCAATGAAggctcacatcatttttaagccagaagtggcctttgaaaattaggacactgtttcatcaaccctgcgatactttcatgatacctcaagTACCCATCATATATCATCATATATGAATGTTTGACCCTTTTTTTAAGTCCAAAGACGTGTTGCTGTCTTTGATGCATATTGACTCAAACACACATGAGTTGTCAGAGCGAAACCCAACCACATTTCGTTTTTTTGGAAAGGAATGTGGTTGACACACTGTCTACAGAGGCAGGAAATACTGCGGGAGGGgaatgtgtttcttttaaatGGAGACGTCCACTTGTAGTTATTTAGTGCGGTAGTGTGTCGTCTGGAGGAAACCCATGAATCATTGCTCAATGTGGAATGACAAAGCAAACTGTTGAGGGGcttgcagtggtcagtgcagCACCTGCTCTTGTGACATTGGGGGCCGCTGTCCTTGCATTTGTTGCGTTGGGGGCTGCAGTTGTTGCATTGCTTGAGGTTGAATTGCTGGATCCTAAAAACACAAGACACGCTTCAGAGAAGGCACAAAATCTGGAAGGATTGGCAGCGTCTTAATTCTCACCGATAGAAATGGATCCTTTTATGACTTTCAAAACTGACGAGTCGACTAATTTCAAGGAAAGCTTTTCCTGAGCCGTGGTGGATGATGGAACGACATTATCACTTTTAAATTTGAGAGTCATGTCCACGATCACAGATCCCTCCCTGCAAACAAAGCCAACAAACAGCATCAAAGACCTGTTGCTTGCTATTTCCATGGATGTTACTGCTAACATGTTCTCACTCCCAACGCGTCAAATAGAGACTATTTTGAGGTGGACTTTTGCGACATGTCGATGCATGAGGTGTTGAGCTGACGCAGGCGTCACGTAACAGACGGGTGGAGATTGGGGTCGGGGTTAACCATGGGTCGGTGCTCCTTCTGCTCTGTATACTCCAGTGTGTCACGTGTTATAGAAAGTGTCCCAAACGATAATACGATATATAGTAACATCTTTAAGTAGTGAGCGTAGTAAgtagtgataggtagatgaggtatcatgaaacagtattgttgGGTCGATGAAACTGTGCCCTAAATTTCAGcggacactagatggcgctcttggtttagaaatgatgtgaggtttcattgaattggttgttcaagtccaaacattttacagcagacagtgccatctggtggcctctggaaatctggacactgtttcatgaaacctcattgagcCATCAGTAGAAGTAAGTGGTAAGCGCTTCCTATTGTCACTCTGCGCCCTGTTTGGAACGTTCCATGGGAAGGGAAacttttgacttgacttgaatcACGTATCCATCGACATGCAATGCGGACTTCATTGTCATCATAGGACGCAAAAATGCGCTTGAAAATAATCGCCATTGAGTGAGATTGGTTATTACTTACGTAAATGAGTTGACTTCGGATCCAACGTAATCGGAACCATAAAGATCTTGGCTTATACTGTCCacctgaaacattgaaacagTCAATGCTCACACAAAAGAACTCCGTGGTTGAGGTGGAGAATTGTGAATTTGGAGTCTGCAGATGAGAGTCATGACCGCACCTCTGTGGTGACTGTGGTGTCTAACTTCTTGTATGCGGCTGTGGAGGAATCAGCGAGGTCGGCTGTGTATTCTTGGTTCATGCTAAATTTCAGAGCCAGAGTTGCAGTTGAGGGTGATTCAGTGATAGTTGCTGTTGCTGCCTTTGTAGTTCCTGAAATGTAGGAATGAAATACACATATATTTGTCAGCCTTCATGTTGTCAGACAGACGCTTGACCAATGTTGGCGCAGTAGAATAGAATCCAATAAAGGTTAGCTGAGGTTCGCTTGAGGATCTGAAGCTCCCACTGCTACAGTATTACtagttatatacagtatatagtagtgatgggtcatgTAACGTTGAATTTTCAGAGCGAAACCCAACCACattccgtttttttttaaaggaatgtGGTTGACACACGTCCACTTGTAGAGTGGTAATGTGTCGTCTGGAGGAAACCCATGAAGCATCGCTCAATATGGAATGACAAAGCAAACTGGGTTTTTGGGTTTCGTTCTGAAATTCTGATATTATTTCCAATAACAAGTGGATAACCTCATTCACTGCGTTTGATACATCACCTGGAGGGAGCCCAGTCCCCGTTGAAAGCAAGATCATTTCTGTAGTGGTCTGTTCTGTGGGTGAaatcagagagagacagattaAATCATCTTGGCAGATCTTGGGGAGAGGGAGGCGAACAACAGAGTGCAGCTGAGGTGGATGGGGTGATGAAGATTGACGGCTGATCTGTGAAGAAAGAGTGGCAGCGTGGGTGAAAGGGTCTCTTTGGGAAAGCAATGAGGCCTACCATTGCTCTGTGGTTTCCTAGCTCTGACATAAAGGGCCTAATCCGCACCCTAACACTCGCTTTCGGCCCTAACACTAGGTTTTGAGCATCACGTGTCATTGTTGTGTGTCCCAATACGCCTAAAACCGAGGGCTGttcatcacttgaaatgatcccttcaaaccgagggcgCTCCGACTTGAAACCtggtgggaagatgaagtgcggACAGATTCCCAGGATACCCACGTGTGAATTGAGCAACATTCCTCATCCAGGCTAACTTTAACCACGACATACCTCAAACAGATGCACCAttgcaaacacaaaacacaccaagtgctagtgttcagGGTGGACTAGGATAAGgccaaagacaggaagcagagttacaAGTGGCGGAGGTGAAGATTTTGTTGTGAGTAACAGGAAGGACACGATTAGAAACCATTATACCAGAGGCACAGCGGGAGGCAGAGAAGATGAAGCCACAAAACACACCAGAGAATTTCAGATGGAACATGAATAGGATATAGACTTAGACGATGCTACCAAGACCCTGAGTAACTTCTGCCGGTGCATCGTGTCGAACACCAGCACAGACTGGTGAGAGCCACATAGAGCCAGGGAGTCATGGTCTGTGGGCCAAACTAAATTCATTTACATCGAAGTCTCCAACTTAGTTCTTGGAAGATATTTTTTGCTGAATGCTGATCTGCAGTTGGTTTCAAAAAACATATCTTGCTCCCCTTCACAACCGACTCAGGTCACAGGAcgagacagtttttttttcttgtccaaaCATATGTTGAATTCCCATCAATATTATGGTGATCTGGGGCAAAACTTTACTTTTTGTCCGTCACCATGTCAATATGTATTGGAAATGAAGTACTCTTTGGGACACTCTTAGTGCTGGTgaatttaaatttaagcccCCACCGTGGGCCACAGTCGAACACTGGTccggctggatttggccccctgGCCTTGTGTTTGATACTGGTCAGGCAAAAGATCAGTCAGGTCCCACTGCCTTGCTGTGCGCTTCTCAGCGTAGTTTACTTAAGAACTCATTTCATGAACCCGACCCTCCCCTCCCTTCGGCACAGACTGCGTCAACCTCAACCTCAGCGGTGTGAAATGCAGAAGATCCAGACTTAGCTCATTCTTCTTCAGGTATATGAGCGGCGCACTCAGCCACAGTCAAGCTCGCAGAGCAAATTATCCGTTTACAGATTCTAACCCTcaggctgcactttgtctctATTGCTCAATAGTCTGGAGGCTGCTCCTCACATTCAAGTTGCGTACGACCTAGCTTAAGTTGCAGGAAGACATTTGGCGAGGAAGGAAAGACAGATACCAGGAGATTGATCGCAACTTTCTATCTGGCACTTGTGTAGTATTGGGATTTGACTCATGTTTTCTGGGCTCATATCCAAGGTATAGCAGCTTGATCAGTGGAGATACCGTACCCAAGAATGCGGTGAAGATTTCCTCTGTTGTCAATGGAAGTTCTGTTGGACACGAAGGAATCACAAGAATCAAGGAATCACTCAACAACAGCCGCACAACACATGACGCCGGGCGGTTGAGTTACCTGTCACCACAATTGTCACGTCCTCTGGGGGTGGAGTCGGAGTGGGAGTTGCATCTTCAACAGacgtacaaaaaaaaattcagtttcAGTTCCTTCAATAAAATTTCCCGTTGCCTCAAGCGATCTTACCTATTGTGTCCACAAGGTCGGCCTTTGTCCCCAATAGCCCTGTTAAATAAACAAGCGATCCCTTTTATCTGATTCACACATCTTTGCTGGACGACATCATTGTtattagttgtagtagtagtcgcagtaatagtagtagtagtagcagtgtTATTGTTACTTGCAGAGAAAGTTATGCAACACTAAAACATGAACCATGGAATATGATTTTACCTGTGAAAAGGAAAATGAGGGTGAAAAATTCCATTCCAATCGATTGTTTTTTGCCTGTGAAGGAGAAGAGTCCTTTACACCTCAATCCGTGATGGAAGTGAACGGCATAAAACACTACACAAATACCCTCTCTGTCAGCCAATGAAGCCAAAATGTGGGTGCAATAATGAGAAAATAACTagatctttatatatatatatatatatatctccctTACCTTTGTTAAGTCCTAAATCCAAGAAGAATGTTGCGTTTTGTAGTTTGATGTAAACAGACGCGTCTCCAGACACAGGTGGCCGGCGTCTTGTCTTGAAGCTCAGTGCTGGTGCACCTTCTTTGGCTCGTCCCCTATAACTTGAAGGACTTGTTAAACGAAGGAACATCATTTCTGAGCCAAGGGGCTGAAATGAGGCGGGACCAAGTCCTCGGGCTTCCAATGCAAAGTGGATTTGAAGGACTGTAAAGCCTGTTTTTTGTTTAGGCTGGGACGCCGCGGTGTAGCCAAAATACAGAGGGCGAACGTCCTCGACAGCAATTCAGCGTTGGTCTTGGTTCTCCTGTTGGAGCATCTGACCACTCCATCACATCTCAGGAGGCCACTTAGACGtgtgtgtccctgagcaagacacaaAGAGGGTAGAGTTTCAGGTTGGCTTTTGGTGCTGAGTAAGCAAAATGTGAGCAATAGCAAAAGGTATAAGCAGCAGTTACTTTATAGATCAACCATGAATGAGTGTACTTTGCTACTTGATACTGTAATCTCATGGTTTTGTTTCCAGATTTTTTGAAACTACATTTTCCCTCCATTTCCCATTGAACATTGGCTTCAACCATTGTTGACCATGTATCCCAAGCCTGAGTCAGTGGTCACGCACCAGTGCACATGATCCACCTCTGACCATCTTGGACTGTGTTTAACAAGGAAAAGAATGACCGTGTCTCCTCGTATTTAAAGGGTTTTGTACTGTATTGTCCCTTGTTTCATTCTGTTTGCGATGGATCAACGTCATTTCAGGCCGATAATGTATCGCATTGGATCCTGTAACGTTAAAGCTTTTGGAATTCACTCATTCAGCAGCAGAAGGATTTGTCCATCGCTCCAAAAGCTGCTCTGCGACTCTTATGAAAGGGTGAGTATTCTATTGACACAACAATAGCATCTCACTTGACGCTGTTTATTGTCTGTGGAGCGAACTGTCAACCAagtctctcagcagctcagcTATCGAGTTGTGGTCAAGttttggcttaaaaaaaaaaatactgtggtCTGCAAAAAAGAGTTTCACTGGTACAATACACATAAATATGTCTCATATTGTTACAAATAAAAGTTCCAATTCAATCGTTTTGAGAGTTGGAGgggggtgatgatgtcattgcttTCCTCAATAAAACTCAGTCCTTCCTCCAAACTGCTATTGTCTTTTGTGTCTGTCTTCTATGTCAAGTGAGTCAAAGCACTGTGGAGTTACTGAAGGTGAATAGTGAGTCGACATGGAGTTGAAGGAAGTTTCATCTACAGCTCTACAAACTACTCAACtcctcaatttcattttttaagctCAATTCTGCTGTCAGACTGAATTTCGGTAGCAAGAAATGTGTCAGCGTCTTCAACTGCTGGGGACGAGCTGTCCCTTTCAGAATGTGAATTCCAGTCGGCTGGCATTCCAGTAAATGAGAATCAATAAATAACGGACAGCGCCTAGAGGACGTGAAACATTCCAGCTGAGGCTCAGGGCCGGACGTTGCCAGACCAGTCTCAGAAGGTTTTTTCTTTGAGTAGTCGATCCCACTTTACACTACGGAGCCCACGTAAGGCGGTTTATAAAATGTTAGAATGGAACCGTTTCTtctgaagaacacacacagaggtgtcTTCCACAGCTGTCTGGAAGTTGgagaaaacattttcttctgaaTGATTCAATATGTGGAAGAGGATTAATGccagtgaaggaaaaaaaatattggcagATTTCTCACTATAAAGTCAGAACCTCAGAACTTTAATCTGAGTATTGTGACTTTAAGtgagactttaaagtgagagttCAAGGTGACTTCATTTTCTGAATTCCGAGTTTAAAGCGAGACTTTAAAGTGACCATAATCTCAGAATTCGGACTTTAGAGTGTCTTTAATCTCAAAATTCTCAGTTAAAAGTGCGACTTCAAAGTGACTTTAAtctgagaattctgactttaaagtgactttCATCTCAAAATAATTCTGAATTTAAAGTGAGAGTTTAAAGTAACTTTAATCTCAAAATTCAGAGTTTAAAGTGACACTTTAAAGTGACCATGATCTCAGAATTCGGACTTCAGAGtgactttaatctcaaaatTCTGAGTTTAAAGTGAGGCTTCAaagtgactttaatctcagaattctgactttaaagtgactttaatctcagaattctgactttaaagtgactttaaTTTGAAAATTCTGTGTTTAATGTGAGACTCTAAAGTGACAATAATCTCATGATTTGGATTTTAGAGtgactttaatctcaaaatTCTGAGTTTAATGTGAGACTCTAAAGTGACTATAATCTGATAATTCAGATTTTAGGGTGACTTTCATCTCAAAATTCCGAATTTAAAGTGAGACTTCAAAGCGACTTTAATTTCAGAATTCagactttaaagtgactttaatctcaaaattctgactttaaagtgacgctttaaagtgactttaatctcaaaattctgactttaaagtgacgctttaaagtgactttaatctcagaattcggACTTTAGAGTGACTTTAATGTCGGAATTCTGAGATCATAAAGGTAGAATTCTGccattctttattttttattcttcactGGCCTGAATCCTCGTCAGCAATGACAGcaatgatttttattattaataatatatatattttgtgtggagatttttttttctttttttaaatcatatattGTTATTTTCCATACATATATTAAACACaccaaacaggaaaaaaaaaatcgtggTGTGTTTAAAAATAGCTTCCACTGCCAAGTCCGGTGTGGACGCCCGCGACACATTGTTCTGTAATTGCTGACAGCTAGTGCTTCTTTTGCTCCAAGTAATAGACTGGTTGACGTACAACGCATATTCACTGCAAGACCtgaagcatgaaaaaaaaaaaaaaaaaagaaaaatagaaaactgTGATGCTGATGGCTGAATTTAAAAGAAGTATTTAGGCATCCTCAGTGTCAAAGTAAGGAGTGTCTTTTGCGAAAGTATCACATTCCTCAGATGTCTGTCTCAAAATGTGGTGGGGCCAAAGAAAAGAGTCACTCAACAGCTCTGCTGTATTTAACGTCATAAgccagatttttttccccctcaagttttttttaatttctactcattcacatttcatttttctgagACACAAATatgcacatttatttgtttgtttttgtgcctGGAAAGGAATGTGAAGCATGGGAATGATGCACAGcgacatttttttcttgaggGTGATCTGCGTGGACAGAGAAATCTCCATTTTaaacttgatttttttcatgtaaaatcCTTTTTCATTTGCTGTATATTGTCACGTATAAAAGTTGGGACTGTCGGGAAGATGAACAGATGACTCCGTTATTTTCTCATTCTCATCTCATGATGCCTTCGCTCAATAAAACACAATCCTTGCACAAAAGTGTTATTATAGTGTCGCACTGTGTGTTCTGACAAATGTGTTGAAACCATATGGGACGACTGAATGACTAACTGACTGGTTTATGTGACTCGAGGAGTCAATGAGCAGCTCTGGCGTGACTCTGCGCTGGCCGGACAGGAAAACCACTGTCGCGCGTCAGGTGCTCCTGCAGTCTGCGACCTTCGAGAACGTGATTCCTTTCGTCCGCCGTCATGATTGACAGCTGCCCGCCATCTTCTTCATGTCATGTGAAGCGCACTCCTGCTTCAAAAACCTCGGGGGACAGAGTTTGAAGGACCAAAGCCTCACTGCTGCAGACCTTGGTGATCCTCACAGCTATAGTTCCTCTACCTGACAAAGTCACCGTGAAACTGACCGCGTGCAAATGTGATCTTTTTgaattgttcatgattttagATCCTCTAACTTTAACAGTTTAATTCAACCCATTTCACGCACATTTTCCAATTCACTTTTTGTGAACCTCAGATTTGCACAAAACTgaaattttgtgtttttcattcattttttccccctttttcccTCGCTTTTTTCACAATAATGTTTACGCATGTTTGTCTATTATTATTTGCAATGGCTATTTCTTGAATCatcttttaatgttttatttgtttatatttttttaaaccatcataatatcattgtttattttatttattattgtttgtttccttgtgtgtatatatatatatacacacacacgcatatatATGTGCGTGTATATATAAAATGAGGTTATAGAATatgtagttatatatatatatatatatatatatatatatatatatatatatatactgtgtatgtatatattattttgtttccttgtgtgtacatatatatatagacaaaataatatatatacatacacagtatgtgtatatatatatatatatttatatatttcaccTCCATGTCGTTTTATTGcacatattatatattattgtacgttttgtttattattttgtttccttgtgtgcatctatatatatgtatgtatacatgGTATAcgtacatatatatgtgtatatacacagtatatatacgtatataacTACATATTCTGTCATCTCATTATTTGTGCTTTTTAAACCATgaaattattgtttttctttcacctcCTTTTACACTGGCGTGTTGTGCTATCTAATCTTCGATGAAGAATTGACTTTTAATGACAGGTTACAATTCATGGCATGTTTTCATGCTAATTTTGAGAGCGTAATCTGTCTGCTATTTCACACCTGACTATGCCTGGGTTACGCCCTTTTAGGTTTACCAAAGCATCGCTGTCTCGaacctgaaatttaaaaaaaaggcagtttCATGGAAAATCATTGGCAGAGACATGCAGAATAAAATCTGGATTCCAAATCCGCAACTTAAGAGTGTGCAGAATTGTTGCGACAGCTTCGCGACTGTGCTTAACTTGGAGTGCGTCACGCGTGGCGGAAAGCCCCTCGTTTGTTTCTGACTGACTGAAGAGACACCTCTGTCAGTCAGTGACTGACACTACTTCATACCGGCAACAACCTATTTCACAAGACGTTGCTTGACAAACTGGTTGGACAGAAAAGTAGGAGGAATTTTCTTCTACGTTTTCTGCTCCCCCACATGCAGTCTACCTCTTGCACAACGCTGCGTGGGACCAGAGCCAGAGAGAGATGacattcacaataaaaaaaaaaacaaatttcccAGTAGCTATTTGTTACTGTCATCTATTCTTAGTGTATTTGAGCAGGCTGCCACACTGGCGGAACAGGATCCACCGGCGGATCTCACAGATAAGGTGAAATAGATCTGATAAATGAAGGGGCATCAAGCTGATATTGCTGGACCTCAGTGGCGGctgctgaaaaaataaaaataaaaaatacaaaaaaaccaAGAAATTCTGTGAGGGCCGCTTTCATATTCAAACAAAAACTGTCGAAAAGAAAAAGCAACTATTGGACGCAGAAGGAGAGCTCCCATTGATTTCATGGAGACGTCTCCGTCCCTCAACTTGGGGCACTGCAGAAACTTGGCCCTCGGGCAGCAGATTCAAGGCGGCTCACTGGATGAATTTCTGGTCCCATCtca includes:
- the LOC128754121 gene encoding uncharacterized protein LOC128754121, whose translation is MEFFTLIFLFTGLLGTKADLVDTIDATPTPTPPPEDVTIVVTELPLTTEEIFTAFLEQTTTEMILLSTGTGLPPGTTKAATATITESPSTATLALKFSMNQEYTADLADSSTAAYKKLDTTVTTEVDSISQDLYGSDYVGSEVNSFTEGSVIVDMTLKFKSDNVVPSSTTAQEKLSLKLVDSSVLKVIKGSISIGSSNSTSSNATTAAPNATNARTAAPNVTRAGTTKAATATITESPSTATLALKFSMNQEYTADLADSSTAAYKKLNTTVTTEVDDISQDLYGSDYVGSEVNSFKEGSVIADMTLKFKSNDVVPSSNTAQEKLSSKIANSTVLKVIKGSISIVASNSTSSNATTAAANATNARTVAPNVTAAALTTASPSTQPASPSEGTLGLRFSLKDTFKSDLLNSSSDEFRSMATTVVKEVNKASSKAFSTSFRRSIANSFTNGSIVTDMTLVFKDKSSVPSVTNATQDLSVELLKSSLNIIPGSISTYSTSSSGCPAPPAAMTLTLLSLLLTRLARIAQ